A section of the Spirosoma pollinicola genome encodes:
- a CDS encoding DUF3945 domain-containing protein: MQPQPVPESAHDLTVADLSAFAQRGQLPQPILTYRQENDNRLPTNLYVPLATIINNDMAAQERAAALGKPLDARPSDDLRTVLYTQDPIMQELLEPFRQQRVQQQQNPLSEAEQQGLQRGQIPASITGYLNDYAGELPAHALKPVSDAVVDTTLARKGEMYPQFELLYTRSIELPGLVDEPIRQGLKDQGLLPNDSQSWRVDMASERSRSDATQLGIAEGIQTTEMSLALPAHAHQLRQYLEGDNYLSNEEISRAIFNEKTTRHQMHQLVEKLDTTRQPDVQLRVTDYLMELKETTQQFPAVVQHGPGNPIDMVSLMNVVRNHQSGETPLTLPPPGEAVKNIDLLERLKKAFDSTEPVQDQKRAVSSPTDQDAKELTGKPANVAFDSVKSPAIPGRPAAEGDASLPLPGEKGPTTAPAKRVADEGESSGGLLTKILQLKLTEGGMVSNFLNNYKIVQDLMDKLFKGENFGFKRKATDEPTTPDGSSKANQLSLEELIRELDRRTRPAGINQADVQKVTVNQPIDPKPTASANARSQQVDSERPGPKLSVDHPIRQNGQSAASEAGPKSMVSRIMDHFLDKLAIKLLDRLESRQQTRPSETISTTAVTNPPAQVLATDGLKSTAAHQPTVSAATAHSQVSDKQTHTQPIVPETFRQQAAYVNQEKRYSWEQIKPQMDKLGISEKSIDPMNKALLLDGYATHPNVSFTIKDKNGIVAPAQGKLLLIEIPGKGPQVHIEPLQLKTSLSVPKGLNLYTEDIMRLQRTGMANRPVEYKDAQTATKREVLVGYDPVAKLLRTIDKESIKVPAEVKGQPLTPQQQELLRDGKQITLTGLQGDTKKPYAATLQFSAVEGQFRLDRIGKKQSETIPQNIKQGPLQSQSVSGEKPNQGFVVYLKSLTPENNQKWLNTTLDVKTGDGAEQRKKVKDLTYSDSIAVKNDGVSKAYMPLTMKPQDNTLLSPSEQARLLTKLERNPPIGGISLQEAKPHELEKAKARYQPQTQTDTSVVSKNGSTRITQNQTGNLEQKPAGNTRQNADSTKAKKGPSNSVKSTAPADRPKQPTVRRHS; the protein is encoded by the coding sequence ATGCAACCTCAACCCGTGCCAGAATCCGCCCATGACCTCACGGTTGCTGACCTGTCGGCTTTTGCCCAGCGTGGCCAACTGCCCCAGCCGATTTTAACGTATCGGCAGGAAAATGACAATCGACTACCGACCAATCTCTACGTTCCCTTGGCAACAATCATCAATAATGATATGGCCGCCCAGGAACGGGCAGCCGCGTTGGGAAAGCCCCTGGATGCCCGGCCGTCCGATGATTTACGAACCGTGCTTTACACGCAGGACCCGATCATGCAGGAATTGCTGGAGCCATTTCGCCAGCAACGCGTTCAACAGCAGCAAAATCCCTTATCAGAAGCTGAGCAGCAGGGTCTTCAACGGGGTCAGATTCCTGCCTCAATAACCGGCTACCTAAACGATTACGCAGGGGAACTACCAGCCCATGCGCTAAAGCCTGTTAGTGATGCAGTCGTTGATACGACGTTAGCTCGTAAGGGGGAGATGTATCCCCAGTTCGAACTCCTTTATACCCGGAGTATTGAACTACCGGGTTTAGTAGATGAGCCGATTCGTCAGGGCCTGAAGGATCAAGGACTATTGCCAAATGATTCACAAAGCTGGCGCGTTGACATGGCCAGTGAACGGAGCCGGTCCGATGCCACGCAGTTAGGGATAGCAGAGGGTATTCAAACAACGGAAATGAGTTTGGCATTGCCCGCCCACGCTCATCAATTGCGACAGTATCTTGAAGGCGATAACTATTTAAGCAATGAGGAAATATCCCGAGCGATTTTCAACGAAAAGACGACTCGGCATCAAATGCATCAATTGGTCGAAAAGTTAGATACGACCCGACAGCCTGACGTACAGCTGCGGGTTACGGACTACTTGATGGAGTTGAAAGAAACAACTCAACAGTTTCCAGCCGTCGTACAGCACGGACCTGGCAACCCGATTGATATGGTTAGTTTGATGAATGTGGTTCGGAATCATCAATCGGGAGAAACGCCGCTAACATTACCACCACCGGGCGAAGCGGTAAAGAACATTGATTTGTTAGAGCGCCTGAAAAAAGCGTTCGATTCAACGGAACCTGTTCAGGATCAGAAACGGGCAGTAAGTTCTCCGACGGATCAGGATGCTAAGGAATTAACCGGCAAGCCCGCTAATGTCGCTTTTGATTCGGTAAAATCGCCAGCCATTCCTGGACGTCCAGCAGCGGAAGGGGATGCATCATTGCCTCTGCCCGGCGAAAAAGGGCCTACTACGGCACCAGCCAAACGGGTAGCTGATGAAGGAGAATCATCAGGGGGTTTATTAACGAAAATCCTTCAATTGAAATTAACTGAAGGGGGTATGGTGTCCAATTTTCTGAATAATTATAAAATTGTTCAGGACCTGATGGACAAACTATTTAAGGGAGAGAACTTTGGTTTCAAACGGAAGGCAACCGACGAGCCAACTACGCCGGATGGTTCATCAAAAGCCAATCAGCTGTCACTTGAGGAATTAATTCGGGAACTCGATCGGCGAACGCGTCCCGCAGGGATCAACCAGGCCGACGTTCAGAAAGTGACAGTCAATCAACCGATTGACCCAAAACCAACGGCAAGCGCAAATGCCCGGTCTCAACAAGTCGATTCAGAGCGGCCTGGACCGAAATTAAGCGTAGATCACCCCATCCGTCAAAACGGTCAATCCGCAGCTTCTGAAGCTGGGCCAAAATCGATGGTGTCCCGGATAATGGATCATTTTTTGGACAAGCTGGCTATAAAACTGCTCGATCGGTTAGAGTCGCGTCAGCAAACCAGACCTTCAGAAACTATTTCAACAACTGCTGTTACTAATCCGCCGGCACAGGTATTAGCTACTGATGGGCTCAAATCAACGGCAGCTCATCAGCCAACCGTATCCGCGGCAACGGCTCATAGCCAGGTCTCAGATAAACAAACCCATACCCAACCCATTGTACCTGAAACATTTCGGCAACAGGCCGCCTACGTCAACCAGGAAAAGCGCTACAGCTGGGAACAGATCAAGCCCCAGATGGATAAACTGGGCATTTCAGAAAAATCAATTGATCCGATGAACAAAGCATTATTACTGGATGGCTATGCTACGCACCCAAACGTATCCTTTACCATAAAGGATAAAAACGGTATAGTAGCCCCAGCCCAGGGAAAACTACTTCTCATTGAGATTCCGGGTAAAGGGCCCCAGGTTCATATTGAGCCGCTCCAACTCAAAACCTCGTTGTCTGTACCGAAGGGGCTTAACTTATATACAGAAGACATTATGCGGTTGCAAAGGACAGGCATGGCTAACCGACCCGTTGAGTACAAAGATGCTCAAACCGCTACTAAACGGGAAGTTCTGGTCGGTTATGATCCGGTGGCTAAACTACTGCGCACCATTGATAAAGAATCTATAAAAGTGCCCGCTGAGGTTAAAGGTCAGCCATTGACCCCCCAGCAGCAGGAGCTGCTGCGCGACGGTAAACAAATCACATTAACGGGACTGCAAGGCGATACTAAAAAGCCTTATGCAGCAACGCTACAATTCTCAGCGGTGGAGGGCCAGTTTCGATTGGATCGTATCGGCAAAAAACAGAGTGAAACGATCCCACAAAACATCAAACAAGGCCCTTTGCAAAGTCAGTCGGTAAGTGGGGAAAAGCCGAATCAAGGGTTTGTTGTTTATCTAAAATCGCTGACGCCAGAGAACAATCAGAAGTGGCTCAATACGACCCTCGACGTAAAAACGGGGGATGGAGCCGAGCAGCGTAAAAAAGTTAAAGATCTGACCTATTCGGATTCCATTGCTGTCAAAAACGATGGTGTCTCAAAGGCATACATGCCGCTTACGATGAAACCTCAGGACAATACACTTCTATCACCGTCCGAACAGGCCCGATTACTGACGAAACTGGAAAGAAATCCGCCAATCGGTGGAATTAGCCTACAGGAAGCCAAGCCTCACGAACTGGAGAAAGCCAAAGCCCGCTACCAGCCCCAGACCCAAACGGATACCAGCGTCGTTTCAAAAAATGGATCGACTCGAATAACGCAAAACCAGACGGGTAATCTTGAGCAAAAACCGGCTGGTAACACACGGCAAAACGCGGATTCGACCAAAGCGAAAAAAGGGCCATCCAACTCCGTAAAGTCAACCGCACCGGCGGACCGGCCAAAACAACCCACGGTTCGCCGTCACTCTTAA
- a CDS encoding M23 family metallopeptidase, translated as MNHSLGTLFFSFCIGYGGVLGTAQAQVIFKVDSPVKRHQNLMPKRQEAVELDESMAVDVDSADNPTPEQNAIGNSPKQDSLDGYGKQFSPPLNRPINPKQRFLVTYMGSPLKSDTSSQSRYRLAPIEFNAADSSKRNSLANRTLAPRRFVDQDSIMVAVLEDSLRRIRQQLIPLGQTTKASAKSAFDLYRSIPSILPVRLRSYEDFRISSAYGLRVHPISGRLQNHAGIDLPQPRFTAVYATADGVVDRVVWQPAGMGLAVYIVHPSGYQTGYGHLEDHSVLVGEVVRRGQVIGRVGSTGLATGPHLHYTVLAGTQPVNPASYCFLLLNALDESKSSVSRSGRSSGYQRRK; from the coding sequence ATGAACCACTCGCTTGGAACTTTATTTTTTTCCTTTTGTATTGGCTACGGAGGGGTACTTGGCACGGCTCAGGCTCAGGTAATTTTTAAAGTTGATTCACCCGTTAAGCGCCATCAGAACCTGATGCCTAAGCGCCAGGAAGCTGTCGAACTCGACGAATCTATGGCCGTTGATGTGGACTCTGCAGACAATCCAACACCTGAGCAAAACGCAATCGGTAACTCCCCAAAACAGGATAGTCTTGATGGATACGGGAAGCAATTTTCCCCTCCCTTAAATCGTCCGATTAACCCCAAACAACGATTTTTGGTAACCTACATGGGTAGCCCCCTGAAAAGCGATACCAGTTCTCAAAGCCGGTATCGATTAGCGCCTATTGAGTTTAATGCTGCCGATTCAAGTAAACGGAATTCATTGGCTAATCGGACTCTGGCCCCTCGACGGTTTGTGGATCAGGATTCGATTATGGTTGCGGTTTTGGAGGATTCCCTACGGCGTATTCGTCAACAACTGATACCTCTTGGCCAGACAACTAAAGCGTCGGCTAAATCAGCCTTTGATTTATACCGGTCCATTCCGTCAATATTACCCGTTCGACTACGCTCTTATGAAGACTTCCGGATTTCGTCTGCGTATGGCCTACGCGTTCATCCGATCAGTGGTCGTTTACAGAATCATGCCGGTATTGATTTACCCCAACCTCGCTTTACGGCGGTTTACGCCACGGCCGATGGCGTTGTTGACCGGGTCGTCTGGCAACCTGCCGGGATGGGGCTGGCTGTTTATATCGTACACCCTTCAGGGTATCAAACTGGCTACGGTCACCTCGAAGACCATTCGGTACTCGTGGGAGAAGTTGTTCGCCGGGGACAGGTAATTGGCCGGGTTGGATCGACGGGCTTAGCCACGGGGCCGCACCTTCATTACACCGTTTTAGCGGGAACCCAACCTGTAAATCCGGCCTCGTACTGCTTTTTGCTGCTAAATGCGTTAGACGAATCTAAATCCAGCGTTTCCCGTTCCGGCCGGTCATCAGGTTATCAACGGAGAAAGTAG